ttttgtatgaaaatgTCCCATTTGAATTGAACGGAATTTATGTGCATGAACTAAGGTGTCTTATAGTTGTTGCTGTGATTGGATGAAAGTCCCTGCAGAACTTTGATAGAAGGCTAAATTAATCAAAGCAGGGTCAGTTCAGTACACCTGATCGTCCTGTAACCTTAGCACCAGAATGTCCTCTAAACAGCCCCATCCCTGCCAGGAAACATCAGGCACCTCTGTCATCCAGGAGACAAAACTGGAGGCCAGCCGAGGACAGACCAAGCATTCAGCAACCGTTCGTCCTCTAAAACAGCCCCTGGCAAAACAAATCACTCGTTCTTGTAAGTGCTAACCTTCTCCGCCCAGTCAGCATTTTCCACTCCGCATCTGGGTTTGCCGAGGGATCTTTATGACAGCATAAGCACCCGGTACATCAAACTGCCCTTGTGTTCGTTTTTATGTAGCGTGggtaagtgaaaaaaaaatctgttgttAAGTGTGTTACCTGAAACAAACCtgacaaaaatgtcacaaatttCAGAATTTGTTCTAacacaaagtcaaagtcaactctGTCTTGGAGGACTGCAGAGTTCTTGTTGGCCAACTGTCCCCTGGTGCAatcattttgtgacatttagacCCTCAGGGTTTTTTGAACAAACTTTCTGGATTTGTGAACAATCTGCAGAGCTAAGGACCAAAGGGGATGGTGAAGTGGCCCAGCAATACAGCCTGGAATAAAGTGTACTGAGTGCCCGTATGAAACGCTGAACTCTTTTCATCAGGGTGAAGGCTACACAGCGGGGGATGCACTCCTATTTTCATTGTTTATTGGTAAAAACGTCCTGCAGTCTTGTCCACCAGCTGTCCTGCTGGAGATTAAGGGACATATTTTCAAGTGGGGAGTGAAGGAAGTTCGGAAGATATCAGTCATTCTTATGCTTTCATCTGTACTCCTCTCTCATCAAAGTTCATCATCGgtttttcagaaataattgcaaTCAAACAATAAAGGGCCGTGTGGGCAGTTAGTTCTTGCTCTGTAAATGCATGACATTAGCCAACACTCCCCACGCGCTATGTCTTATATGGCATGGTTTAAATACAGCCCTCAGTTTCCATGGTGCATTGTTCATGCCAGATCTTGACGCATCCATCAAATCAGGAGTACAGATTGCAGTTGGTCTCCAGGACAGTTTAAATTAAGGGGTTGTTACAAACATtcaaattaaacttttttttttaaacattcaaatTGAACAGCATTAATAACTTATCTTTTTGCACCAACCCTGTCATTGACCAGGCTTCCATGCATTTCTATGTGAATTGGGAAGCCATATTGCACCAAAAGTCACTGTGTAAGCTACTGTGGCCTTCAGTATCTTGAGgaactgcttcctgcaggtgATGCTGCTTGACACCTCCGGCACACAAAGCCCTTCTGCAATGCAACATCTCTAAATGGAGAGCATTGCTGAAGATCGGTAATGGCATCAGGCCAAGACCTACACATACATTAAAAGCACTTGAAAcaccagcagctgtgtgtgggCTCCTGCTGAGGCACTGAACTGTGTATAATCATGTATGCAGAACCATAATTCAATATACGGCCACATTTCAAAGCATGAAAGCAACCATAGCAGGATCTCTTCTtaagaagaaaaacaacaacaatttatttcttatataggccataatcacatacagtatgtctcaatgacaccccccacacttgacccttctgcacaaaagcaaaaactccacacagaaaaaaagaaaggaagaaaccttgggaaggcgtgatacagagagggacccccttccagggtagagtgagcctgcaaatggtgtcagtgcagcgtttgtgatggtttgtccaataataaaaaaaataattcctacagttgtagggttggagaagtccagagtgtagtccagtgtcatgcaTGGTCTAcgttacgtgtccattatgatgttactggtccatttgaagatccctgaagctgtagtttgGTAAGAAACTACTCTGTAAGATCACCTGTGGTTCTATTCTGAACCATTTTGACTTTCACTATTGTTTTCTTATTTGTAATGTTATTTGAAAAGACCATAACCTGCACACTCAATAGCACTCAATAACACATAAAAACTGTTTTGGAAGAAGAGAGTAGGGCCAGAATGGTGCCTGGTGTGCATGGCCTAACACCTTCAAGGTCATGAGTTTGAATCTGGGCTCCTGCATTGTGTGTGCAGGTTGTACACTCTGCACATGAAACCAAAGAAAATCAGGGTCCTGTTTTCCTCCCAGGCAagccataggtgtgagtgtgtgtgtgaatggtgtcagcgatgtgtgtgtactgtggtgGGCTGACACCCCGCCCTGCATTgcatgtcctgggatgggctccggaTCTGAATTCAGCAGTAATGGACAGTAAATGAGTTGACCGTATTTTATGATTGCTTACAATTTGCAacttcttttattattgttgctgttgttgttatcATCATGACACATCTAAAGACCTTTCTCAAGAGGCAAAGTTTAAACTTGGTTGAATGAGACCCACTGAATGCCCTGAACTCGGTGCAGTTGAACTGGAGAAGAACTGCAGTACACGAGCAGTCCACCAGGTGTCAGGTTTTGATAAGCTGTGAGCAGTCCGGCAGTTTGTCTTTATCGCTGTAATACTCGAAAAAGCACATCATGAAAATGAAAGGCAGCTGTTTTAAATCATTACTCATGGCTTTGGATAGCTTTTAGTATCTCGGGATACAGTTTTACAATTTTCTACCAATCGACATATACAATTATGtataaaaaagctgaacataCATAAACATTAAATCAAAAACATATTGAAAGTATTGAAATGATACATTTCAAATATTAAGTAATTATAACCCATGGCATTAACATTTCCACCAAAGTGTATAGAGCGTCCCAAAGTAGATGAGTAGGACGACTCAAGTGTCATCCTAGGTTAGGCAACCTGAAGTAACTGTCAGATATCGCTGAAGAATAAAATCAACATTACCACAAATTActcaaatatttcaataataattattttaaaattctatttgtaattaaaaatgtttacagaCATAGATTCGTAGCACCACTTAAACCGCCATTGCACATAATATAGGGGTGTGTTAATTGACTATAGCAACGTATATATTATATCGATGTAATATAACATTACATCAAATGTGGaagcatactgcaaaaaaaTGGTCATGCCAGataacattcatttcatttctgctGGTCTTGCTTTTGGCCTGAGTCAGAGTGGCAAGAATTCAATTAATCATGATTGTGCTACAATAAAAGGCATTTCCACAGCAGCATGTCTCAGTTACAGTCCAACAGTATGAACGTgtctaaatgtaaattttaagaGGTCTGATTTGGCCTCCAGTCGCCCACTGATAGTCCTCCATTCAGGTCCTCATCAGTGTCCAGAGTGGACAACATGGCCAGTAAGGTTCAGTGCGGAGCTGCCTGCTTAATCCGTAGCCTGTAAATACTGGCACTCCTGCAGCTTCTGTGCCTGGGTCAACATCCTCAGCAGACTGTTCTCCCGCTCCAGGTTCACGTTTCTCTCTGAGAGCTCCCGTACTTGCTTCTTCAACACCTCCACCTCTTCACGCACCGCAAACATCACATGGCTCTTGACAAGGTCCTGAGAAGCCAGCAAAGACACCGGAATTTTACCCCAAAAAGTtgacccttcacacacacagaaatcccaAAATACTCACAATGGCTTCGTCAATTTTGTTGTCTACAGCAACAACGCTGCATCCAGAAGCACtgcaaacagaaagaaagaattgCGTGAGCATATGCAATTTGTCACAATGGAAAACGCATGCTTGTAGAAACAGATgaatataattatttagatCTTGTAAACTACATTAGCAGAttgttgcactgattaaaaaaaaaaaaaacacaacaacaacaacaacgataTGGTCAAAGTTGTCATTTGTATTCGGTGTCTCGCAGTTATGGAAAAAGGATAAACGggaagtattattattttatttct
The window above is part of the Denticeps clupeoides chromosome 6, fDenClu1.1, whole genome shotgun sequence genome. Proteins encoded here:
- the LOC114792774 gene encoding TSC22 domain family protein 3-like — protein: MFGTSVEVGVYQLHNFSISFFSSLLEGDVVSVKMDNSASGCSVVAVDNKIDEAIDLVKSHVMFAVREEVEVLKKQVRELSERNVNLERENSLLRMLTQAQKLQECQYLQATD